In the genome of Ignavibacteriales bacterium, one region contains:
- a CDS encoding HAMP domain-containing histidine kinase, producing MRVIKQNNLRFESFQKSLPVVDRNGDPVKKLKLVVNGTENNIVQESVVENRFVSIFNRYSAKVSVLNDEQEIAELFSSVIKQIIPASQAEIFLLNKSQSQFEAVRNNCDQSLLRFINSAYKEGIIDWIFETGKPKIIPELSSYKLNERKYNYILLPISEGVENKGILLILTSLQNLGEEGKDYQLVRIVINSTLTKLELLKARSELVSTYREMQVYQSKLSNDFKLSAIGELTSGIVEDILSPLQVIMSNADYLSKGINDEDAGIVDNIKSQVKKVENVISRLVKFADVGDEQIKIYPCSVNELINDYYSVVQSSLRAKNVECILDFEKNIPPVLTHPDYISQLLTNVFSLIGSTKSDEGGILLQTKYQQEKIHIRIITTVFIKELNKAEQSVEMQIISNLMKKHEGNVDASSDLSKGSTIILSFPLKRKLRK from the coding sequence TTGAGAGTCATAAAACAAAATAATCTTAGATTTGAATCATTTCAAAAATCACTACCGGTTGTTGACCGGAACGGTGATCCGGTAAAAAAACTTAAGCTTGTTGTTAACGGTACTGAAAACAATATAGTTCAGGAATCCGTAGTTGAGAACAGGTTCGTTTCGATATTTAACAGGTACTCTGCAAAAGTTTCTGTTCTTAATGATGAACAGGAAATTGCCGAATTATTTTCTTCAGTTATAAAGCAGATCATCCCGGCATCCCAGGCTGAAATTTTTCTTCTTAATAAATCACAATCACAATTTGAAGCAGTACGAAATAACTGCGATCAAAGCCTGCTGCGTTTCATTAATTCGGCTTACAAAGAAGGGATAATCGATTGGATATTTGAAACTGGTAAACCTAAAATAATTCCAGAACTAAGTTCATATAAACTGAATGAAAGAAAATATAATTATATCCTGCTTCCGATTTCAGAAGGAGTTGAGAATAAAGGTATACTACTGATACTGACTTCTCTTCAGAATCTTGGTGAAGAAGGAAAAGATTATCAACTGGTCCGCATCGTTATTAACTCAACATTAACAAAACTTGAACTGCTCAAGGCAAGATCCGAACTTGTTTCCACATACAGGGAAATGCAGGTTTATCAATCAAAGCTCTCCAATGATTTTAAACTTTCCGCGATAGGCGAGCTCACATCAGGAATAGTTGAAGATATTTTATCACCATTGCAGGTAATCATGAGCAATGCAGATTACCTAAGCAAAGGAATAAATGATGAAGATGCGGGGATTGTTGACAACATAAAAAGCCAGGTTAAAAAAGTTGAGAACGTGATCAGCCGGCTTGTTAAGTTTGCTGATGTCGGTGATGAGCAGATAAAAATTTATCCTTGCAGCGTAAATGAGCTTATCAACGATTATTACAGCGTTGTACAATCCTCTTTAAGAGCTAAGAATGTAGAATGTATACTCGATTTTGAAAAAAACATTCCTCCTGTTTTAACACACCCTGACTATATAAGCCAGCTATTAACAAATGTTTTCAGTCTGATTGGTTCTACGAAAAGCGATGAGGGTGGAATACTTCTTCAGACCAAATACCAGCAGGAGAAAATTCATATAAGAATAATCACAACAGTTTTTATCAAAGAACTTAATAAGGCTGAACAAAGCGTTGAAATGCAGATAATCTCCAACCTGATGAAAAAACACGAAGGTAATGTTGATGCAAGTTCAGACCTGTCAAAAGGTTCAACCATAATTTTAAGTTTTCCTTTAAAAAGAAAATTAAGAAAATGA
- the flgG gene encoding flagellar basal-body rod protein FlgG, with translation MPTRALRTAASGMYAQQLNIEIISNNIANMNTTGFKKNKAEFQDLMYQDVNVQPVSSQTPGIYDSATNKIQVGNGVQTSSTSKLFKQGDVTPTNNPLDVAIQGEGFFQIRKPDGSFVYTRDGSFKINSEGQIVTTNGYVLDPELTLDQDALSVAIGRDGTVEVHQVGGESFVIGSIELVRFMNPGGLDALGENLYAETEASGNPILGTPGTDGFGEVMQGYLEASNVDIVEEMISMISAQRAYEINSKTVKTVEEMMTMTNNLKRG, from the coding sequence ATGCCAACAAGAGCATTAAGAACAGCAGCTTCGGGAATGTACGCTCAACAGCTTAACATTGAAATTATCTCGAACAACATTGCAAACATGAACACAACCGGCTTTAAGAAAAATAAAGCCGAGTTCCAGGATCTTATGTACCAGGATGTAAACGTCCAGCCGGTATCATCTCAGACTCCGGGTATTTATGACTCGGCAACAAATAAAATTCAGGTTGGTAACGGAGTACAGACTTCTTCCACATCTAAACTTTTTAAACAAGGCGATGTTACACCGACAAACAATCCTCTTGATGTTGCAATCCAGGGTGAAGGATTCTTCCAGATAAGAAAACCCGACGGATCGTTTGTGTATACAAGAGATGGTTCATTCAAAATAAATTCAGAAGGACAGATTGTTACTACAAACGGTTATGTTCTTGATCCCGAACTAACTCTTGACCAGGATGCGCTTAGTGTAGCAATCGGAAGAGACGGCACAGTAGAAGTTCACCAGGTCGGCGGAGAAAGTTTTGTGATCGGTAGTATTGAACTGGTAAGATTTATGAATCCCGGCGGCTTAGATGCACTTGGTGAAAATCTTTATGCTGAAACTGAAGCATCAGGCAACCCGATACTTGGGACTCCCGGTACAGATGGCTTTGGTGAAGTGATGCAGGGCTACCTTGAAGCATCCAACGTAGATATTGTTGAAGAAATGATCTCAATGATATCCGCACAGAGAGCTTATGAAATAAACTCCAAGACTGTTAAGACAGTTGAAGAGATGATGACAATGACCAACAATCTTAAACGCGGTTAA
- a CDS encoding flagellar protein FlgN: MNELLNSLTEQQSNLQEFLGVVQKQQRALVENNLTSLEESISLEEKVLQKIEMTEKNREEIMKNLSSAYSIKIKSLSVSDFLKQIGNVNHPLVQKITELSDAIKTVITDITKVNYQNKQLINHSRNFIKETVNLVFGTSGSQLLDKRM; this comes from the coding sequence ATGAACGAACTATTAAATTCTTTAACCGAACAGCAATCAAATCTTCAGGAGTTTCTTGGTGTTGTACAGAAGCAACAACGAGCATTGGTGGAAAATAATCTTACTTCGCTTGAGGAAAGCATCAGCCTTGAGGAAAAGGTTCTTCAAAAAATTGAAATGACTGAAAAGAACCGTGAAGAAATAATGAAGAACTTATCAAGCGCTTATTCGATCAAAATTAAATCGTTAAGTGTTAGTGATTTTTTAAAGCAAATAGGAAACGTCAATCATCCTTTGGTTCAGAAAATAACAGAACTATCGGATGCAATAAAAACAGTTATCACAGATATAACTAAAGTTAATTACCAGAATAAACAGTTGATAAATCACTCAAGAAATTTTATTAAGGAAACAGTTAACCTGGTATTTGGAACAAGCGGGAGTCAACTCTTAGATAAGAGGATGTAA
- a CDS encoding flagellar hook-basal body protein: MIKGIYVAGRSLDQKMKNISTVANNIANLNTTGYKREVPFLEILSQVSQPVVKDITDFNQGDAIPTENPLDLFINGKGFFTIKTERGLEFTRNGKFNVSNDGFLVNDQGYRVMGRNGEINLTTTKFDENQTLSISKTGEIKIGEQPVDTLLIAHLDNLQQPKRIDGASFITVDDEFQLAGESDFEIKQGYLEESNVNAIIEMESMIQINKEYETASKMIAALDQSLEKAVDIGRV; the protein is encoded by the coding sequence ATGATAAAAGGAATTTATGTTGCAGGCAGAAGTCTTGATCAGAAGATGAAGAACATAAGCACGGTTGCAAATAACATTGCAAACCTGAATACAACAGGTTATAAAAGAGAAGTCCCTTTTCTTGAAATTCTCTCTCAGGTATCACAACCGGTTGTAAAGGATATAACGGACTTCAACCAGGGTGATGCTATCCCGACCGAAAACCCGCTTGACCTTTTTATAAATGGGAAAGGATTTTTCACAATTAAAACCGAGCGCGGGCTTGAATTTACACGTAACGGAAAATTTAATGTATCGAATGACGGTTTTCTTGTAAACGACCAGGGCTATAGGGTTATGGGAAGAAACGGCGAAATAAATTTAACAACTACAAAGTTTGATGAGAACCAGACCTTATCAATTTCAAAAACAGGCGAGATAAAAATCGGTGAACAGCCGGTTGATACACTTTTAATTGCTCATCTTGATAATCTACAGCAGCCTAAAAGAATTGACGGCGCAAGTTTCATTACTGTTGATGATGAATTTCAATTAGCAGGTGAAAGTGATTTCGAAATCAAACAGGGTTATTTAGAAGAATCGAATGTGAATGCTATCATCGAAATGGAATCGATGATACAGATCAACAAAGAATATGAAACTGCAAGCAAGATGATCGCAGCACTCGATCAGTCACTTGAAAAAGCAGTGGATATTGGAAGAGTTTAA
- a CDS encoding EscU/YscU/HrcU family type III secretion system export apparatus switch protein, which yields MLQPEKIKGAVALGYDAETNSAPAILAKGKGELAERIIKAGEENNIFIQQDEMLFESLYPLTVGDEVPVKVYRAVAEILAFVYKLEEKEKAGII from the coding sequence ATGCTACAGCCTGAAAAAATTAAGGGTGCCGTTGCTTTGGGCTATGATGCTGAAACCAATTCCGCTCCGGCAATTCTTGCAAAAGGAAAAGGTGAACTGGCAGAAAGAATTATCAAAGCCGGTGAGGAGAACAATATTTTTATTCAACAGGACGAGATGTTATTCGAATCACTATATCCTTTAACAGTTGGCGATGAAGTCCCGGTAAAAGTATACAGAGCGGTTGCTGAAATATTAGCATTCGTTTATAAACTCGAAGAAAAAGAGAAAGCAGGAATAATATGA
- a CDS encoding flagellar hook-length control protein FliK gives MYTTAISKILPVFDVIPVQEITLPKSALKINSLVDITVIDKAQSLYRILAGGKVFETRLPVPASIGENLLAIVVNNNPTVFRLNNLFGFIPGDKILSEVLMKLNLPITRDTKNILQLLIETDKPLLKSKIKKLAELIESGDTEIDKSSVELFAQLIWSAESFEDFDKKNLKHFYYSFEDLAQKILIELNHIYKKNPYDELFPSLNNWLIIQPETISGDSKMLLHIMKHFESSLSEWLDNNSELKNSSIYSLLNSYSMQTYYRKRAGLTNGMLLINTDDSLEYASYELKNAGIQDDTLFFKLQMNPSALGRINIEGYYSNGSMRVNFISTSDSKKIIEANSAELKNSLDKKARLISSITAHAFGQNDSTVITQTFSNRSINATA, from the coding sequence ATGTACACCACAGCAATAAGCAAGATACTCCCCGTCTTTGATGTGATTCCGGTTCAGGAAATAACACTCCCGAAATCAGCATTAAAAATAAATTCACTTGTTGATATAACTGTTATTGACAAAGCCCAATCATTATACCGGATACTTGCAGGCGGTAAAGTTTTTGAAACAAGACTTCCTGTTCCTGCCAGCATCGGTGAAAACCTGTTAGCAATCGTAGTTAATAATAATCCGACTGTATTCAGGTTGAATAACCTTTTCGGTTTTATACCGGGAGATAAAATACTTTCTGAAGTGTTAATGAAACTTAATCTGCCCATAACCCGGGATACAAAAAATATTTTACAGCTTCTTATCGAAACCGATAAACCGTTATTAAAGTCAAAGATAAAAAAGCTTGCAGAACTTATTGAAAGCGGAGATACCGAGATTGACAAAAGTTCGGTTGAACTTTTTGCTCAACTTATCTGGTCTGCAGAAAGCTTTGAAGATTTTGATAAGAAAAACCTGAAGCATTTCTATTACAGTTTTGAAGACCTTGCACAAAAGATTCTTATTGAACTGAACCACATTTATAAAAAGAATCCTTACGATGAATTGTTTCCGTCACTTAATAACTGGTTGATAATTCAGCCGGAAACAATCAGCGGTGATTCAAAAATGCTTCTGCACATCATGAAACATTTTGAATCCAGTTTATCTGAATGGCTGGATAACAATTCGGAATTGAAAAACTCATCCATTTACTCTCTTCTGAATTCATACTCAATGCAAACATACTACAGAAAAAGAGCGGGACTAACAAACGGAATGCTTCTTATAAATACAGATGACTCGCTGGAGTATGCTTCCTATGAATTAAAAAATGCAGGCATACAGGATGATACATTGTTTTTCAAACTTCAGATGAATCCTTCGGCTCTTGGCAGGATTAACATTGAAGGATATTATAGTAACGGGAGTATGCGGGTAAATTTCATAAGTACATCAGATTCAAAAAAAATAATTGAAGCAAATTCAGCAGAGTTGAAAAATTCACTGGACAAAAAAGCCCGATTGATTTCATCCATAACCGCACATGCTTTTGGTCAGAATGATTCGACAGTTATAACTCAAACTTTTTCAAACAGGAGTATAAATGCTACAGCCTGA
- a CDS encoding flagellar basal body L-ring protein FlgH: MKTIFTLLILITVPTLFAQDMRNNSFSSLFSDQKANRVGDAVTILVVESSQASNNAETSTGKKSDLGFNFSGGLDDTQLPSVDVGIGSNNDFRGAGSTKTTGMIRTKISATIDSVLQNGNLLIRGSRKIVINGDEQVLNIKGIVRSSDISADNSVLSYNISEAEIVFEGSGMIQDAQNPGWLTKFFHWIF; encoded by the coding sequence ATGAAAACGATATTCACCCTTTTAATTTTAATCACTGTACCAACATTATTTGCACAGGATATGCGGAACAATTCATTCAGTTCTTTGTTCTCAGATCAGAAAGCAAACAGGGTTGGTGATGCTGTTACAATACTTGTTGTTGAATCTTCGCAAGCATCAAACAATGCAGAAACTTCAACAGGTAAAAAAAGTGACCTTGGTTTTAACTTCAGCGGCGGACTTGATGATACGCAGCTTCCTTCTGTTGATGTTGGTATTGGCAGCAACAATGATTTCCGCGGAGCCGGATCAACAAAAACGACAGGGATGATACGCACTAAAATCAGCGCTACAATTGATTCTGTTCTGCAAAACGGAAACCTTCTTATAAGAGGAAGCAGAAAAATTGTAATCAATGGTGATGAACAGGTTCTAAACATAAAAGGAATTGTAAGATCATCAGATATATCTGCTGATAACTCTGTGTTATCGTATAATATTTCTGAAGCAGAAATTGTATTTGAAGGTTCAGGTATGATTCAGGACGCACAAAACCCAGGCTGGTTAACAAAATTTTTCCACTGGATATTTTAG
- a CDS encoding transglycosylase SLT domain-containing protein encodes MDEIKLKITDPKKHFEQSAAITKNYSDEQKFKIAKTSKDFESLLTSMMLKSMTSTTNGLFGDESYGGDFFNTIFETELATHISNQQSLGVAQMLYKKITGEEMPNQPVKINMNPVESKPKLELKVDIPENHTIKPTNQSLKRLNKYENIIEDAANKFGLDKNLIKSVVLTESAGNERALSTAKAKGLMQLMDGTASDMGVKNVWDPRENIFGGTKYLSEMLRQYNGDLKLALASYNAGPGNVNKYNGVPPFEETRNYIQRVLGYYNHLNQI; translated from the coding sequence ATGGACGAAATAAAATTAAAAATAACTGATCCGAAAAAACACTTTGAGCAGTCGGCTGCTATAACAAAAAATTATAGCGACGAACAGAAGTTCAAAATTGCAAAGACATCAAAAGATTTTGAAAGTCTTTTAACATCTATGATGTTGAAGAGTATGACTTCAACAACGAACGGTTTATTCGGTGATGAGAGTTACGGCGGTGATTTCTTTAACACAATTTTTGAAACGGAACTTGCAACGCACATTTCAAATCAACAGAGTCTTGGTGTTGCCCAGATGTTGTACAAAAAAATAACCGGCGAAGAAATGCCCAACCAGCCGGTCAAAATAAATATGAACCCGGTTGAATCTAAACCAAAATTAGAACTGAAAGTAGATATTCCAGAGAATCATACTATCAAACCGACCAATCAGTCATTAAAAAGACTGAATAAATATGAAAACATAATTGAAGATGCAGCTAATAAATTTGGGTTGGATAAAAACCTTATAAAATCGGTTGTTTTAACAGAATCTGCCGGAAATGAACGTGCTTTATCAACAGCAAAAGCAAAAGGTTTAATGCAATTAATGGATGGAACCGCCTCTGATATGGGTGTAAAAAACGTGTGGGATCCCCGCGAAAATATCTTCGGCGGGACTAAATATTTAAGCGAAATGCTTCGACAATATAATGGGGATTTGAAGCTTGCCCTTGCCAGTTATAATGCTGGTCCGGGCAATGTAAATAAATATAATGGTGTTCCTCCTTTTGAAGAAACGAGGAATTATATCCAGAGAGTTCTCGGATATTACAATCATTTAAATCAAATATGA
- the flgA gene encoding flagellar basal body P-ring formation protein FlgA: MLAILLNILLMFNGNDQLKISVEEYLKNNLTGYSSFEFQIINQPENYKSISIDESGLFTLNGNLATVPVKVFYADNSSQKNHLILRMRLFKEVFIASRQIKRNESIAISDIKIETKDITQMRGTPVQTISELNDYIVKSNIPQGSVLIYEYLTTAPIIKVGEKITAQSRSGNVLITVEAFAKQDGAEGETIKIQTKDKKQFRARVLDSQNVLIIE; the protein is encoded by the coding sequence ATGTTAGCAATACTGCTTAACATATTGTTAATGTTTAATGGAAATGATCAGCTAAAAATTTCAGTTGAGGAATATTTAAAGAATAATCTTACTGGTTATTCGTCATTTGAATTTCAGATAATCAATCAGCCTGAGAATTATAAAAGCATTTCAATTGATGAAAGCGGTCTTTTCACACTGAACGGAAATTTAGCAACCGTTCCTGTGAAAGTTTTTTATGCTGATAACTCATCTCAAAAGAATCATCTCATTTTGCGTATGCGTTTATTTAAAGAAGTGTTCATTGCTTCAAGACAAATAAAAAGGAATGAGAGCATTGCAATTTCAGATATTAAAATTGAAACTAAAGACATCACACAAATGCGCGGCACTCCTGTTCAAACAATTTCAGAATTGAATGACTATATAGTTAAATCAAATATTCCCCAAGGTTCAGTTTTGATTTATGAATACCTGACCACGGCACCAATAATTAAAGTCGGTGAAAAAATAACCGCGCAATCACGTTCAGGTAATGTTTTAATAACTGTTGAAGCATTTGCCAAACAGGATGGTGCTGAAGGTGAAACCATAAAAATTCAAACAAAAGATAAAAAACAGTTTAGGGCACGGGTCCTTGATTCACAAAACGTTTTAATAATTGAGTAA
- a CDS encoding flagellar basal body P-ring protein FlgI, with protein sequence MKKLLMILSFVLFIHSLSFAQRIKDITYLTGENSEQVIGYGIVVGLSGTGDSHRSIFTVQSITSMLKRFGITVPQSDLRTKNVAAVMVTATLNSYLKTGAKFDVTVSSLGDASSLLGGTLLMTPLSGMSGTVYGFAQGPVSVGGYDINTPTGNRVAKNQTLAGRVPMGGVLKEAVKQNPLSNQDLSLYLIKPDMTTSFNVTTVINGKFGDGTAISTDATEIKVKVPADRQADIVGFIAELESIPVTIDNTAKVVLNERTGTIVAGSNVKILPVTISHGNLNITIRSYPIISQPGAFSSGRTEVFNNIVPYATQDSTNSIAIEGASNVQEVAAALNSLKVRPLDIIQIFQALKEAGALVAELVII encoded by the coding sequence ATGAAAAAGTTGTTAATGATTTTATCGTTTGTATTATTCATTCACTCTTTATCCTTTGCACAGAGGATAAAAGATATTACATACCTGACAGGAGAAAATTCCGAACAGGTAATCGGATATGGAATTGTAGTTGGTTTATCAGGGACCGGTGATAGTCACAGATCAATTTTTACAGTTCAGTCCATTACAAGTATGTTAAAAAGATTTGGAATAACCGTTCCTCAATCTGATTTAAGAACAAAAAACGTTGCCGCAGTTATGGTTACAGCAACATTAAATTCATACCTGAAAACAGGGGCTAAGTTTGATGTTACAGTTTCATCTCTTGGTGATGCATCAAGTCTGTTAGGCGGAACTTTACTTATGACTCCCCTTTCAGGAATGAGCGGAACAGTTTATGGTTTTGCACAAGGTCCGGTTTCTGTCGGAGGTTATGATATAAATACACCCACCGGAAATCGTGTTGCAAAAAATCAAACTCTTGCGGGTAGAGTTCCAATGGGTGGTGTTTTAAAAGAAGCAGTTAAACAAAATCCATTATCAAACCAGGATTTAAGTTTGTATCTAATCAAACCTGATATGACAACATCATTTAATGTTACAACTGTTATTAATGGAAAGTTTGGAGACGGCACTGCAATATCAACAGATGCAACAGAAATAAAAGTTAAAGTTCCTGCTGACAGGCAAGCTGATATTGTAGGATTTATTGCTGAACTTGAATCAATTCCAGTTACAATAGACAACACAGCAAAAGTAGTTTTAAATGAAAGAACCGGAACAATTGTCGCCGGAAGTAATGTTAAAATTCTTCCTGTGACAATCTCACATGGAAATCTTAACATAACCATAAGATCATATCCAATCATTTCACAGCCGGGAGCTTTTTCTTCAGGAAGAACTGAAGTATTCAACAACATAGTTCCTTACGCAACACAGGATTCAACAAACTCAATTGCAATTGAAGGTGCATCAAACGTACAGGAAGTCGCTGCAGCTTTAAATTCATTAAAGGTTAGACCACTTGATATAATCCAAATATTCCAGGCGTTAAAAGAAGCCGGAGCTTTGGTTGCAGAATTAGTAATCATCTGA
- the flgK gene encoding flagellar hook-associated protein FlgK, with product MSISRIFDISRRSLAVYQRALDVTAHNISNSSNPNFSRQRVLITTETPEITAGFIWGTGAKLDNILRARNQMNDSQIRTNNYKFASSYKQSELLGQVEEAFSEPSELGLSSLMNEFFSSWTELSVSPNSTPLRSNVVHAAQKLSSKVKSIHDNLEVIKNDTLSEYKEGVNTLNRLLSEIKTLNQQIYETSVAGYSPNDLLDQRDAAIDQLSTLTNITVSMDSDNMVSISIGGVFAVNRNHSSEFKIKTTNGKLGLTTTDSNLDVNIIGGELHALSDVYSNKIPDYLDKVDEVVNQLFNSVNALHTTGHTLTDPPQTNINFFESFTNGFLTINNDIINNPNLIAASADGTSGNGEIALQISELMNQTILNGSTLGDIYGNLVSQIGNEKLSASQSAESSLLILEQLDMQRASYSGVSIDEEMTNVIKFQRSYDASAKLIKVADEMLETLINMV from the coding sequence ATGAGTATCAGCAGAATATTTGATATATCAAGAAGGTCTTTAGCAGTTTATCAGCGTGCGCTTGATGTTACTGCTCATAATATTTCTAACTCGTCTAATCCGAATTTTTCAAGACAGAGAGTTTTAATCACCACAGAGACTCCGGAAATAACTGCCGGATTTATCTGGGGAACAGGTGCTAAACTTGACAATATTCTGCGTGCCCGTAACCAGATGAACGATTCACAGATAAGAACAAATAATTACAAGTTTGCAAGCAGCTACAAACAATCAGAACTATTGGGACAGGTAGAAGAAGCTTTTTCCGAACCATCCGAACTGGGATTATCAAGTTTGATGAATGAGTTTTTCAGTTCATGGACTGAATTATCCGTTTCACCAAACTCAACACCTTTAAGAAGCAACGTTGTGCATGCCGCGCAAAAACTTTCATCAAAAGTAAAAAGTATTCACGATAATCTTGAAGTAATAAAGAATGATACTTTAAGTGAATATAAAGAAGGTGTAAATACACTAAACAGACTTCTTTCAGAAATCAAAACTCTTAATCAGCAGATCTATGAAACAAGTGTGGCGGGATATTCGCCTAACGATTTACTTGATCAACGGGATGCAGCGATTGACCAGTTAAGCACGCTTACAAACATTACTGTTTCAATGGACAGTGATAATATGGTCAGCATATCCATTGGCGGCGTGTTTGCGGTTAACAGGAATCATTCATCAGAATTTAAGATAAAAACAACAAACGGAAAACTTGGATTAACAACAACGGATTCCAATCTTGATGTGAATATAATCGGCGGTGAACTTCACGCTTTATCCGATGTTTATTCAAACAAGATTCCCGACTACCTGGATAAAGTTGATGAAGTAGTTAACCAGTTATTTAATTCAGTTAATGCTCTTCATACAACAGGTCATACTTTAACTGATCCTCCGCAGACGAATATTAATTTCTTTGAAAGTTTTACGAACGGTTTCCTTACAATAAATAATGATATCATCAATAACCCTAATCTCATCGCCGCTTCTGCAGATGGAACCTCCGGCAACGGAGAGATTGCTTTGCAGATTTCTGAATTGATGAATCAAACGATTTTAAATGGTTCCACTCTGGGCGATATATACGGTAATCTGGTAAGCCAGATTGGAAATGAAAAATTATCAGCTTCGCAATCTGCTGAATCAAGCTTGCTGATACTTGAGCAGCTTGATATGCAGCGCGCATCTTATTCAGGTGTTTCGATTGATGAAGAGATGACAAATGTTATAAAATTCCAGCGTTCTTACGATGCATCGGCAAAATTAATAAAGGTTGCTGATGAAATGCTGGAAACACTAATCAATATGGTGTAA
- the flgL gene encoding flagellar hook-associated protein FlgL translates to MRISDLMISNNYLRNLNRNKSRLEEIQSQLSTMKKINRPSDSPAAATKILRLNTQIGQSDLFAKNISNSLSFIQETTFGMENIQDEITKIMSTLTEIGNTTNQENLDLFADQIDLAIKAILDAANSNYDGKYVFGGTDYSTTPFGFTADGTAIEIKPGDISGKQNVKVGHNIFQKINITGTELFGTIVKQAGNLDVNAAVGSVTTNQLSVYDAQGQQYTLTLNYTKTAANTYDLSYDITDSGGTSVYTTAPAPKQIVFNSSTGRIESIDGDEPSSFNITVPGRNINFNFDPLSLKETNAAASISMSANQDVDIFNTLIMIRDNLRNGVVPTSVEEERVKSFNRHLLNKMSELGNVTNQLYSAEELLGSQKLILEGLKSKEQDVDVAKAIMDLQTQDYLLQVSYKLSATVLPKSLLDYL, encoded by the coding sequence ATGAGAATATCTGATTTAATGATCTCTAATAATTACCTGAGAAACCTTAACAGGAATAAATCACGTCTTGAAGAGATCCAGTCACAACTGTCGACAATGAAAAAAATTAATAGACCTTCAGACTCGCCGGCGGCTGCAACTAAAATTTTAAGATTAAACACACAGATCGGACAATCGGATCTTTTCGCAAAAAATATTTCTAACAGCCTGTCGTTTATACAGGAAACAACATTCGGTATGGAGAACATACAGGATGAGATCACGAAAATAATGTCGACCCTTACAGAAATTGGTAATACTACAAACCAGGAAAATCTTGACCTGTTTGCAGACCAGATAGACCTGGCAATAAAGGCAATTCTTGATGCCGCTAATTCAAATTATGACGGCAAGTATGTATTTGGTGGTACCGACTATTCAACTACTCCTTTTGGTTTTACTGCCGACGGAACAGCTATCGAAATCAAACCAGGAGATATTTCAGGTAAACAGAATGTGAAAGTTGGACACAATATCTTTCAGAAAATAAATATTACGGGTACAGAATTATTCGGAACGATTGTTAAACAAGCAGGTAATCTTGATGTAAATGCTGCTGTTGGTTCAGTTACAACTAATCAGCTTTCAGTTTATGATGCACAGGGACAACAGTATACACTTACCCTTAACTACACAAAAACCGCCGCAAACACGTATGATCTTTCTTATGATATAACAGATAGTGGCGGCACATCAGTTTATACAACAGCTCCTGCACCAAAACAAATTGTATTCAATTCTTCTACAGGAAGAATTGAAAGTATTGACGGAGACGAACCATCCTCTTTTAATATAACCGTCCCGGGAAGAAATATTAATTTTAACTTTGATCCGCTATCACTTAAGGAAACGAATGCAGCGGCTTCAATAAGTATGAGTGCAAACCAGGATGTAGATATTTTTAATACTCTTATAATGATCCGCGATAATCTGAGAAACGGTGTTGTTCCTACTTCTGTTGAAGAAGAAAGAGTAAAATCATTCAACAGGCATTTACTTAATAAAATGTCTGAACTGGGAAATGTCACCAACCAGCTATATTCTGCCGAAGAATTATTAGGCAGCCAGAAACTTATTCTGGAAGGATTGAAATCTAAAGAACAGGACGTTGATGTTGCCAAAGCAATAATGGATTTGCAAACACAGGATTATCTTCTTCAGGTATCATATAAACTCTCTGCGACTGTGCTACCGAAGTCGCTTCTTGATTACTTATGA